In one window of Burkholderia cepacia ATCC 25416 DNA:
- a CDS encoding NADPH:quinone reductase — MKAAYYERQGNASEVLRLGDFPVPQPGPGEVRVRIHASGLNPSDIKARTGFSGRSAFPMVIPHQDGAGVIDAVGAGVAPTRTGERVWLFEAQYRRPFGTAAEYAVVPEAQAVPLPDNVSFEVGACLGIPALTAHRCLFSDGDIKGRAILVQGGAGAVGTAAILLAKWAGAWVATTVSTPAQADAARRAGADLVINRRLQDVVAIVKSATRQRGVDRIVEVSLQDNLDIDMRCLANGGIISSYAVGSAADQVPLPLLDAMIAGCTFRFVYIYTVPAAAKSAAVSAICRCLEDGAYVPTIGMQFALDAIVEAHQAQESGQVIGKIIVRPPLVRSHEPADVQPND, encoded by the coding sequence ATGAAGGCCGCTTATTACGAACGTCAGGGCAACGCTTCGGAAGTGTTGAGGCTCGGGGATTTTCCGGTTCCGCAACCGGGTCCGGGCGAAGTCCGGGTACGCATCCACGCATCGGGCCTGAATCCCAGCGATATCAAGGCGCGTACCGGCTTCTCCGGCCGTTCCGCATTTCCGATGGTCATTCCGCATCAAGACGGTGCAGGCGTGATCGACGCGGTCGGTGCCGGCGTTGCGCCGACACGGACAGGCGAACGGGTGTGGCTGTTCGAAGCGCAATATCGCCGCCCCTTCGGCACGGCCGCGGAATATGCGGTCGTTCCGGAAGCACAGGCCGTTCCTTTGCCCGACAATGTTTCGTTCGAGGTCGGCGCCTGCCTGGGCATTCCGGCACTCACGGCCCATCGCTGCCTCTTCTCCGACGGCGACATCAAGGGTCGCGCGATACTCGTCCAGGGCGGCGCGGGAGCGGTCGGAACCGCAGCAATCCTGCTTGCAAAATGGGCCGGCGCGTGGGTCGCGACCACCGTTTCAACGCCCGCGCAGGCAGACGCCGCACGGCGTGCGGGTGCAGACCTCGTGATCAATCGACGGCTGCAGGATGTGGTCGCGATCGTGAAGTCGGCAACACGGCAGCGGGGAGTCGATCGTATCGTGGAAGTCAGTCTGCAAGACAACCTCGACATCGATATGCGCTGCCTCGCCAACGGCGGCATCATCAGTTCGTACGCCGTAGGATCCGCTGCCGATCAGGTGCCGCTTCCCCTGCTCGACGCAATGATCGCAGGCTGTACATTCCGGTTCGTTTACATTTACACCGTCCCGGCGGCCGCCAAGTCCGCAGCCGTTTCGGCGATCTGCCGATGCCTCGAGGACGGCGCCTATGTGCCGACCATAGGCATGCAATTCGCGCTCGACGCCATCGTTGAAGCCCACCAGGCTCAGGAATCTGGCCAGGTTATCGGCAAGATCATCGTCAGGCCACCGCTCGTCCGGTCGCATGAGCCGGCGGACGTTCAGCCGAATGATTGA
- a CDS encoding DUF1330 domain-containing protein, whose amino-acid sequence MPKGYLVAHVSVSDPAAYAAYAEAAGDAIKAFGPKVIAAWGQYENLEGEAHERHVVLEFDSFAEARRFYESPEYQTAKALRAGAATGTFVILEGAS is encoded by the coding sequence ATGCCGAAGGGTTATCTAGTCGCACACGTCAGCGTTTCGGACCCGGCCGCCTATGCTGCTTATGCAGAAGCCGCGGGTGATGCAATCAAGGCTTTCGGCCCCAAGGTCATTGCGGCCTGGGGGCAGTATGAAAACCTCGAAGGCGAGGCCCATGAGCGGCATGTGGTTCTCGAGTTCGATTCGTTCGCCGAGGCCAGGCGTTTTTATGAGAGCCCCGAATACCAGACGGCCAAGGCACTTCGCGCCGGGGCAGCAACCGGGACCTTCGTCATTCTCGAGGGGGCTTCATGA
- a CDS encoding winged helix-turn-helix transcriptional regulator, with product MTSSVSTYPCSVAATVDVAGGKWKPLIVHYLLGGTKRFGELRGLIGVVTQRSLTLQLRELESDGIVTRTVFAEVPPRVEYTLTEFGRTLAPVLEAMKQWGDAYLARLEQSAGRRPCS from the coding sequence ATGACATCTTCGGTTAGCACGTATCCGTGCTCGGTCGCCGCGACGGTCGATGTCGCGGGAGGGAAATGGAAGCCGCTGATCGTGCACTATCTGCTGGGCGGTACCAAAAGGTTCGGCGAGTTGCGCGGCTTGATCGGAGTGGTGACCCAGCGCTCGTTGACGTTGCAGCTTCGCGAGCTCGAATCGGACGGCATCGTGACCCGTACGGTTTTCGCCGAGGTTCCGCCCCGCGTCGAATACACGTTGACCGAATTCGGCAGAACGCTCGCCCCGGTGCTCGAGGCGATGAAGCAATGGGGCGATGCGTACCTCGCGCGACTGGAGCAATCCGCGGGGCGCCGGCCGTGTTCGTGA
- a CDS encoding aldo/keto reductase translates to MKYKQLGRTGLYVSELCLGTMTLGGNADAGMWKAIGAVEQDEANQLIARALADGINFIDTADIYSFGQSERIVGQALRDIGVPRSEIVLATKTAGVMGRKPNEQGASRGHIMDSVQRSLERLQVDHIDLYQIHANDPVTPIEETLRALDDLTRQGLVRYVGVSNWRAGRIGKALGLSAALRATRFETLQAYYSIAGRDVERELVPLVVEEQMGLLVWSPLAGGLLSGKFGPGTSTDSGSRRNHFDFPPVDLDRAWPCVAEMRTIADAHDVSVARIALAWLLARPHVTSVIVGAKRIEQLEDNLGAVDVVLTETELARLDAVSALPASYPGWMIERQEAGRRPQPFRRVASE, encoded by the coding sequence ATGAAATACAAGCAACTTGGCCGCACCGGCCTGTACGTTTCCGAGTTGTGCCTCGGCACGATGACGCTGGGCGGCAATGCCGATGCCGGCATGTGGAAGGCGATCGGCGCCGTCGAACAGGACGAGGCGAACCAGCTGATCGCCCGCGCGCTTGCCGACGGAATCAATTTCATCGATACCGCCGACATTTACTCCTTTGGCCAGTCCGAACGCATCGTCGGGCAGGCCCTCCGGGACATCGGCGTGCCGCGCAGCGAGATCGTGCTCGCGACCAAGACGGCCGGCGTGATGGGCCGGAAGCCCAACGAACAGGGGGCGTCGCGCGGCCACATCATGGATTCCGTGCAGAGAAGCCTGGAACGGCTTCAGGTCGACCATATCGATCTGTACCAGATTCATGCCAACGATCCCGTCACGCCGATCGAAGAGACGCTGCGCGCCCTCGACGATCTCACGCGGCAGGGGCTGGTCCGATATGTCGGCGTGTCGAATTGGCGCGCGGGCAGGATCGGCAAGGCGCTCGGGCTGAGTGCGGCGCTTCGCGCCACGCGCTTCGAGACGCTCCAGGCCTACTATTCGATCGCCGGACGTGACGTCGAGCGCGAACTGGTGCCACTCGTCGTCGAGGAGCAGATGGGGCTGCTCGTCTGGTCGCCTCTCGCCGGCGGGTTGCTGTCGGGGAAGTTCGGCCCCGGTACGTCGACCGACAGTGGTTCGCGGCGCAATCATTTCGATTTTCCGCCGGTCGATCTTGATCGAGCCTGGCCGTGCGTTGCAGAGATGCGCACCATCGCCGATGCGCACGATGTCTCGGTCGCCCGGATCGCGCTCGCGTGGCTACTTGCGAGGCCGCATGTCACGAGCGTGATTGTCGGCGCCAAACGGATCGAACAGCTCGAAGACAATCTCGGCGCGGTCGACGTCGTCCTGACCGAGACCGAGCTTGCGCGTCTCGATGCCGTGAGTGCTTTGCCGGCCAGCTATCCCGGCTGGATGATCGAGCGTCAGGAGGCGGGCAGGCGCCCTCAACCTTTCCGGCGCGTCGCGTCGGAATAG